In the genome of Cryptococcus neoformans var. neoformans B-3501A chromosome 5, whole genome shotgun sequence, the window GTTGTAGCCGCTTGTGGATCTTGTTCCACCAACTCATGCGCCAACATGAATAAAGAAGACCTTAGCCGATGAATATGGTGCATGCACgcgagatgaagaggaagcgcGCTGGGGTGGCCAGGGATGCGAGAAAGGATTTTGGTCGTGACAACGTAGCATTCTTCCCATTTGTATTTGGCGTAAAGCTCATCTGCAAGCCCAACGAGGACGTCACAGTTTTCTCCGAGGGCGAATTGAGTGGTAAGCGCTTCCCGAGCGGCCGCCACCTCGCATGCGTGGGTGTCTTTTTTGAGTTTGGTCATGTACATGAGTTTGACAAAGTTGGCGTCGTCTTCGGACAGTTGCTTCCGGTATCCCAGATGGGTTACAAAGTCCCACTCTACGTATGTAGATAGTCAATGGAACGCTTTGTTCAATAGAAAAGTTTCACTCACCCTCCTTTTCAGACATCATTCCTCCTTCTATCAACTCTCTATACGCATCATAGTTCTTCACATCCAACATCAACGCTTCCATCAACGACTCTTTTGCTAATGCGAATGATGATAAACGAAGGTGAAGCAGACCGCGTAAGAGACACAATGAAGAATGAAGTTTGATACCTCCGTCTTGTGATGGTTCGTCGGGGCCTTGACTGGGGTGGTCCAGAGTACGGAAAGGATTTGATTCGCCTACCAGCTCAAGCGCCTCAACGTATTTCTCTTGGTGTACCTGACATTCCTTCAGCCTCACTTTTCATGTACCGTAACGGAGTGGACATACCAAGCATTGAGCTGCTAGATACCGGCAAGCCAGACTCTCATCAATCAACTTTCTGCCCAAgacttcatcttcaccgGGCTCCAAACCATTCAtcccatcatcgtcgtcttgCGACCGTCTCTTGCCCTTGTCCTGAGGGCCAGATCCATCCCTTGGAGGTAAAAAGCCTTTTGGAGAGGGAACGAGGGGTTCTGTAAGCAGTTTCTCCGCTCGAAGATAGTGTCCTGTAAGAAAGTGTGTTTGGGCTAGCCAAAAGGCGTCGTTTGGATCGGCTACATAACATTAGCAGAAATGTTGACGAAGAGATTGGCAAAGCATACCTGTCCAGCTGAGAATCTTGTCTCCCCAGAACGCTGCGGTCTCATACAAATGCTGCATGATCGCATCATGCCTCCACAGCCTCATTGAATCGACCATACTCCAGttcctttcctcatcctgcTCCTTTTCATCGTCCAGACCTATTGTCTCGTTCATCCTTGATTTTGGTCGGCCATTTGAATATTCTCCTCTACCATTTGCACTCCGGCCATTTCTGGGGTCAGTAGTGAGATTAAGTGGACGAGCAGTTGCAGTGGATCTTTTAGACCCTACGGGACTAGGTTTGGCACGTGGAGAGACTTGGGAGATACCACGGTTGCCTTGTTCAGCAGCATTTTCGAGCGCGCCAGATGAAAATATGCTCAAGTTTGATGGTCTTGGTCTTCTTGTAGGGTaggcaaaggagaaatTATCCGAGTCTACAGAGAGATCCAAGTTTGAGTCTGCTGGAGTATaggagaaggagtttgAGAGGTTGGAAGGGATGCTGCGCTGCAGGCGGTGGTGGCGAGAGGAGCTGGGGAAGGGGGAGTAGGAAAGTGGCGGGGGATTTCCGTGTGGTGGATTTGGTGGGGTGAACATTTTTGGCGTCGAGTACAGAAACCGGCGACAGACAACTCAATGGCCTTGTTGACAAGTTGGGCGCGCCCCCGCCCTGGGAATCACTTACGTAACGTCCCAGATCCGTTCGCGGCGTGGACGGTCATTCATCCATCGATCTTCGCAACTCTTTCCACAAAACAATCCGCTCTATCACATCCTATATTCACATCGGGTATTCCTGCATCTAAGCGCAGACACCTCTCGCCAAAATGCAGCCGCCAGCAATATACAATGTAAGCCCACATTCAATCCCCACAGCCTTCCTAACACGTCCACAAGCATCACCGTCTCCCACCAGCAGGCACGCCATCACAACCCAGCGTCCTGGCGCAACCGTCCACTGCAAGATTAAATGAGCTATTCGATCTCATCAGACAGGAGTACGAGACATTGGGAACGGATGGCAATATCTGGAAACAGCAGAGAGACGAGTACGAGGCGAAGGGTGAGTCTATATTCCGGGGGTATATCTGATGATCCTTGATTCAATCTATAGTACAATCACAAATCAATGAGCTGGGAATGATCAGACAATCTCTCTACGAACTCGAGGCTAACCATGCCAAGATTCGTCAAGAGTACGTTGCTCTTTGTTTCTTCGCACTTGTGATTCACGCTAACATCATCTGCGCATTCAGGTACGAAACAGAAATCGCAAGGTTGAGACGTGAGCTTGAGAGTCGTGGTGGACCCAGTTCTTCAGCGCCTTCTGGAGCCGCTGCCGCCCTCAacaacccttcttcaccatcagaTTTGCATCGGCCTGGTGAAGATAGGCCGCCTTTCGGTATGACTCTGCCCGGCCCTACTCTCAATGGTTTAGATGCTGGTCGATGTGAGTTTGTTGAATTTGGGAAACTTTCAGTGTGCTAATATCTGTTCTACGGTAGCCCGCTCACCCTATCCTAATCCCACCGCTGGccctcccatccttcgTCCCCCTTCCGCAGCAGACCGTGACCGTGAAAGGCGCATCACACGTCCACCCCAATTCAACgcccctccttccccacccGTCCACTTGTCCGATCTTGATCCCGACAATGTATCAAGAGAACTGAGAAAAGAGGGCTCGGATTGGCAAGCGATGTGGAGTAGTCAGATGAGAAAGCAGTTGGACGTGACTTTGGTGCACACGCTCGAGCATGAGACGTGAGTTCTGCTTGTTGCTATTTAAGTGCAAAGGACGCATCCATGTTAACGAGATTGCAGTGTCGTTTGCTGTGTCAAATTCTCAAATGATGGAAAGTACCTTGCAACGGGATGCAACAGGACGGCGCAAATCTACGATGTCAAGACTGGCGCACGAGTATCGTGAGTGTGGCTTCCTTAGCACATGCTGTGTTCGACAATAGTAATAGATGCTAATGCAAGTTTTCTAAAGGACCCTCCAAGATGATTTGGCCAATCGCACTGGCGATCTGTATATCCGGAGCATATGTTTCTCCCCTGATGGCAAATTTCTCGCCACCGGTGCTGAGGACCGACAGATTCGAGTGAATCACCTGCTCGCTTTATATCTCAACGTAGCTTTGCTGATATAATGTTACAGATTTGGGATCTTAAGCAACGACGCATTTGCCACCTTCTCCAAGGTCACATGCAAGAAATCTATTCTCTCGATTTTTCCCGTGATGGTCGATTCCTTGTTTCCGGTTCCGGTGACAAGTCTGCTAGGATCTGGGATGTTGAGAAGGGCACTTGCGTGTTCAATTTGCAGATTGAAGACTTTATTCACAATGAGCATGGACCGATTGATGCAGGTATTACTTCTGTCGCTTGTGAGTTAATCCCATGACGCTTTATTTGTCTTTGCTAGATACGCTGACTGGCTGTAGTGTCTCCGGATGGGAAACTTGTCGCTGCAGGATCTCTGGACACGATGGTCCGGGTGTGGAATGTTTCTACAGGTCAGCAGGTTGAGCGACTGAAGGGTCACAAGGATTCAGTCTACAGGTGAGCTCGGATGTTACCGTGCACGACGTCTATCTTGACTGAATGCCTTTCAGTGTTGCATTCTCTCCGGATGGAAAATGTCTTGTTTCTGGCTCTCTGGACCGGACTTTGAGAATTTGGGATTTGACTGGTACAAAGCGAGAGGTAGAGTCTCTTCCCCCAGGAAAAGAGGCTCAAAAGAACCTGGGTACTTGTCAATCTACTCTTAACGGACACAAGGTGCGTTGaaatcctttttttttcctcgtACAAAGTTTTAACATTCATATAGGACTATGTTCTCTCCGTCGCCATTTCACCTGACGGCCAGTGGGTCGTCTCCGGTTCTAAAGACCGTTCCATTCAATTTTGGCACATTTCTACCGGTCAAGCCCAACTTATGCTCCAAGGCCACAAGAACTCTGTCATCTCTATCGATCTCGCGAGGAGTGGAGGGTATCTTGCGAGTGGAAGTGGTGATTGTATGGCGAGGATCTGGAAGTACGAGCCCATTCCTGGGAGAGATTAAAGACATTGTCGTGTGGTGCGGGGTGAGTCTCCCCAGGCAGTAGCGCTTAGTGCACGCTATAAGGTTAGAAGCTACAGAGTACAAGGTAGAGAGCTCAGATTTGACGTAAAAAGTtagagaaaggagaagaaaagcgaCAACGAAGAAACAG includes:
- a CDS encoding hypothetical protein (Match to EST gb|CF189951.1|CF189951; HMMPfam hit to WD40, WD domain, G-beta repeat, score: 270.1, E(): 3.6e-78), whose protein sequence is MQPPAIYNHHRLPPAGTPSQPSVLAQPSTARLNELFDLIRQEYETLGTDGNIWKQQRDEYEAKVQSQINELGMIRQSLYELEANHAKIRQEYETEIARLRRELESRGGPSSSAPSGAAAALNNPSSPSDLHRPGEDRPPFGMTLPGPTLNGLDAGRSRSPYPNPTAGPPILRPPSAADRDRERRITRPPQFNAPPSPPVHLSDLDPDNVSRELRKEGSDWQAMWSSQMRKQLDVTLVHTLEHETVVCCVKFSNDGKYLATGCNRTAQIYDVKTGARVSTLQDDLANRTGDLYIRSICFSPDGKFLATGAEDRQIRIWDLKQRRICHLLQGHMQEIYSLDFSRDGRFLVSGSGDKSARIWDVEKGTCVFNLQIEDFIHNEHGPIDAGITSVALSPDGKLVAAGSLDTMVRVWNVSTGQQVERLKGHKDSVYSVAFSPDGKCLVSGSLDRTLRIWDLTGTKREVESLPPGKEAQKNLGTCQSTLNGHKDYVLSVAISPDGQWVVSGSKDRSIQFWHISTGQAQLMLQGHKNSVISIDLARSGGYLASGSGDCMARIWKYEPIPGRD
- a CDS encoding hypothetical protein (HMMPfam hit to TPR, TPR Domain, score: 108.2, E(): 1.9e-29); translation: MFTPPNPPHGNPPPLSYSPFPSSSRHHRLQRSIPSNLSNSFSYTPADSNLDLSVDSDNFSFAYPTRRPRPSNLSIFSSGALENAAEQGNRGISQVSPRAKPSPVGSKRSTATARPLNLTTDPRNGRSANGRGEYSNGRPKSRMNETIGLDDEKEQDEERNWSMVDSMRLWRHDAIMQHLYETAAFWGDKILSWTADPNDAFWLAQTHFLTGHYLRAEKLLTEPLVPSPKGFLPPRDGSGPQDKGKRRSQDDDDGMNGLEPGEDEVLGRKLIDESLACRYLAAQCLVHQEKYVEALELVGESNPFRTLDHPSQGPDEPSQDGGIKLHSSLCLLRGLLHLRLSSFALAKESLMEALMLDVKNYDAYRELIEGGMMSEKEEWDFVTHLGYRKQLSEDDANFVKLMYMTKLKKDTHACEVAAAREALTTQFALGENCDVLVGLADELYAKYKWEECYVVTTKILSRIPGHPSALPLHLACMHHIHRLRSSLFMLAHELVEQDPQAATTWYAVGLWYFSGKRWAEARRYFSKANLIDSRFAPAWIAFAHSFAYEGEHDHAITAYSTSARLFQGSHLPLLFIGMEHLQLSASNLAEEYFLAAKAINDSDPLLLNELGVVHYNKEDYAVAASYFRKALRASFDMQGVKSIWAVTYCNLGHAYRIMGEYNKSEHNYRQTIRLDPTNPTAYSSLALLHHLRGDIRLSIQIYHQALSLSPQDPLSTVLLEMALKEQMETLDPTTLPGLPGQLGGRDMDPFKVPKGNPSFGPVPVEMDPTTLGEAGGESVVLPPGSVPLPLPAPSGTTSAASLPIARVPGDDAEDRSSVQSVEDGDEYEEGDGSTMDIEDD